Within the Natranaeroarchaeum sulfidigenes genome, the region GTGACCCCGGCGTACTCCCTGCTTTTCAGTGCCTCGATGATCCGAAAACTCGTGACAGTCGTCTCTGCCCTGTTGTTGTCCGCCGTTCCGGCTGGGATATCGGTTGCGACCATACGACGAGTTCGGGGCGTTCACGGATATAATTGTTCATGATATACGAACGTCTTTCGTCCGGTACGCCCGGATCGGCGAGAAATAAAATGATTCATCATTATATACCGCGCTGGGCGGGAGAGTAGTTTATTATTGTTCACCATATATGAACGATGTGCAGGAAGCGATTCCCCCGATCCTCGGGCCCAGCTCGCCGTCGACCGGTATGACCAAACGTTTAACAACCAGGAACGCGACCTGACCAGATATGGGTCGCATTGACGTTCGGAATCTGAGAAAGGTGTTCAGCACGGGTGACGGCGATCTCGTCGCCGTCGACGATCTCGACTTTACCATCGAGGACGGAGAGTTCCTCGTTCTCGTCGGACCATCCGGCTGTGGGAAGTCGACGACACTCCGGTGTATCGCAGGGCTCGAACGACCGACCAGCGGGGAGATCATCCTCGACGGTGAGGACGTGACCCATGCGAAGCCGAAAGATCGGAACATGGCGATGGTGTTCCAGAGCTACGCCCTCTATCCACACATGACCGCCCGAGAGAACATGAGTTTCGGGCTGAAAATGACGACGGACATGCCCGACGAGGAGATCGACGAGCGGGTTCGGGAGGTCGCCGAAATGACCGGAATCGAAGCGAATCTCGATCAGAAACCCGGCGAGCTGTCTGGCGGGCAACAACAGCGTGTCGCGCTTGGGCGGGCGATCGTCCGGGACCCGGAAGTATTCCTCATGGACGAGCCACTCTCCAATCTGGACGCCAAACTCCGCTCGGAGATGCGGACCGAGCTCCAGAACCTGCAACACGACTTCGGCGTCACGACGATCTACGTCACACACGACCAGACTGAAGCGATGACGATGGGCGATCGGATCGCGATTCTGAACGACGGTGAACTCCAGCAGATCGGAACCCCACTCGAATGTTATCACACCCCGGCAAACGAGTTTGTCGCCGGGTTCATCGGCTCACCGAGCATGAATTTCCTGGACGTACGGTACCAGGATGGACAGCTCGTCCACGACGAGTTCAGCTACGATCTCTCACCGGAGGTCGCGGAGACGCTGAACGCAACTGGCTCCGGATACGTCCTTGGTATCCGTCCCGAGGATATTCATATCGCCACTGGAGACGAGCAAAACACGATTGCAACGACAGTGAATGTCGTCGAACCGCTCGGCGACGTCGCTCACGTCAACATCAGTATCGGCGACAAGACCTACACGGCATCCATTGACGGAACACCGAACTACGATCCGGGCACCGAGATACAGATCACGTTCCCCGAACGGGAGATCCATCTCTTCGAGGCTGATTCGGGTGACGCCGTCAAGAACGCGGCAATCGACACTGACGGACGGACGGCCGACGCTCAGGCGTAAGCGGAACGGGACCGAGCGTCGTTTCTGAAATAAAAAGCGCTGGCGGTTCAGTTCAGGTCGGGAATATACGCCTCATTCGCTTCGATCAGCTCCTCGGTCATTTCGTGAATCTCGTCGAGGGTCAGCTCGGCCGCGGTAAGCGGATCTAGCTTGATCGCCTGATGAATCCTCTCTCTGTCGCCCGCGAGTGCGCCCTCGACAGCGAGCCGCTGAACGTTGACGTGTGTCCGGTTGAGCGCCGCCAGCTGCGGTGGGAGTTCGCCGACCGAACATGGTCGGACACCAGTGCCGTCGATCAGACAGGGAACCTCGACGCAGGCGTCGTTTTCGAGGTTGGCGATTGCGCCGTTCTCGTTACTGACGTTCAGATTGAGGCGGCGCGGCGTGTCGGTTTCCATTGAGTGGATCAATCGGGAAGCGTACTCCTCGGAACGTTCGATTCGGATCTCTTCGTCGTCGAACTCCGCGAGAGCGTTATCACGTTCGTTCGATCGTTCTTTCCAGCCTTCGAGGTACGTCGCCGTCTCCATTCGCTCGGCGTAGTTCGTCCCCCCGAGCTCCGCGATCAGCTCCTCATCGGTGCGGAAGTACGGGTGGTACTCGGAGTTGTGATGACTGGACTCGGTGACGAACGCACCGAAGTGTTTCAGTAACTCGAACCGGACAGTGTCTTTCTCGTACGTTTCGGGGTCCGTCATCGCCTCACGAAGCAGTGGATACACATCCTCGCCCCGCCACTCGCACTCGAGGAACCATGCCATGTGGTTGATCCCCGCAACCCAGTAGTCGAGTTCGTCCTGTGGGATGTCGGTGTACTCCGCGATCGCCTCGGCAGTGTGTGGTACGCTGTGACAGAGCCCAACGGTTTCGATATCGGTCGATTCGTACAGCGCCCAGCAGATGATCGCCATCGGGTTCGTGTAGTTGAGCAACAACGCGTCCGGACACAGCTCCTCCATGTCCTCGGCGAGATCGAGCATCGTGGGAATCGTCCGAAGACCGCGGAAGATTCCTCCGGGCCCGAGCGTGTCACCGATCGCCTGTTTGACACCGTACTTCTCGGGAATCCGGATCTCGTTCTCGAAGGGCTCTGTCCCGCCCACGTTGATCATGTTCAGTACGTAGTCGGCATCCCCGAGAGCCTCCCTCCGATCCGTCGTCGATTCGATCGTCGCGTCAACGTTGCCGTTCGCAACCATCGCTTCTGCGACCTCGGTGGTCTGTTCGAGTCGGTGTTCGTCGATGTCCATCAGCGTAATCCGGCTGTCCGAAAGCTCCTCGAACGAAAGTATATCTCCGACGAGGTTTTTGGCGAACACCATACTACCGGCTCCGATGAAGGCAATCTTCGGCATGTATGGACCTTTTCGTCGACGGTTATAAAATTATCGTAGCCCCGTGGGGCCCCAGACGGTGCGCCCGCCTGTCCGCTTGAGAGGCAACCGGCGCAATCCAGCGGACCGACTCGCGCCATCGAATTGCAACGAGATCCATCCCAGGACCACTCAATATTGTATGTCTATGATTATAGATCCAAATATTTATTAAGGTAGTTGCTCATCTGCACAGTAGAGCGATGACAAACCTCAGTAAGCGAGACTTCCTCAAAGCCAGTGGAGCAGCTACCGCAGCCTCGCTCGCCGGATGCCTCGGCGGCGACGACGACCAACTAACGTTCTGGTGGATCGAAGGTGAAAGCGAGCAGTTCGCCGATCTGAACCAGTGGCTCGAAGAGTCGGTCGAAGAAGAAACCGACCGTAACCTCGAACTGACGGGGTACGCCTACAGTGACCTGCGTCAGAACGTCCTCACCGGCGGTCGACAGGGAACACCGGACGTCATTGAAGGCGTCATCGAGCATCCCGGGGACTACGTTGCCGCAGAGCTTCTCGAACCTCTGACCGATCACACCGACGAGGTTCCTCACTTCGATGGGTTCCTCGACAGCGCGCTCGACGCGTTCCGGTTCCAGGACGAACTCTGGGCGCTCCCCTACACGGGGAATGGCCGCGCACTCATTTACAATCAGGAGGTGCTAGGAGAGTACGGCTACGAAGAGGGACCACCCGAAGACATCGACGAGTTCATGGAACTGGCCGGCACGATCAATGCCGACTACGACGATATGAACGGCTTCCACCTGACGACCGAGCGCGGCGAGGTGCGGGTTACTCAGGAGTTTGCTTCCCACGTCTACCAGCATACGGACGGGCCGCTGTACGAGTGGGACGGGAGCGAGTGGGAGCTTCAGGCGGACGCCGACATGTTCGAGGCGGTCCTTGACGACATATACTACCGGATGTTCCACGGCGACCAGCCGACAGTCGACATGGACTATCGCGGTTCCGGGTGGGAGACAAACGACGTCGGCTACACCGAGGAGGAACACGCAATGATCCACTGTGGACCGTGGATCGACGGCTTCCGAGATACCGACCAGCAAGAGGAAGTCCTCGACGAAAAGACGGCTGTTTCACTCCTGCCGAAACACGACGGCACCAGCGACGCGACCTACATGGAAGTGAAGCCGCTCATGATCAACGCACACTCGGACAGTATTGACGACGGGCTTGTCGTCGCATCACTGTTCTCTAGCCCGGAGTCTCTCGAACTGATGGCCGAAGCAGATCCCGGGGCTGTCGCGACTCCTGTGCACGAAGACGTCGAATCGACACTCGAAGACGAAGAGTGGATGGCGTTCAACGACGCCTTCGAGAACGGCGTTGCACCTGCTCCGGTCGCCTGGGGTCGCATCCGTGATCCGATCTATGATGCGATCGAGGAAGTAATCTATGAGGATCAGTCACCAGGCGACGCCGCACAAGAACTGGAAACAGCACTGATCGAAGAAGACGTCACCCTCGATCCCGAGGCGGAGTAAGCAGGATGCGACCTCTCGATTCGAGTGGTAGCGAACGACATGCTGAAGTACGGACCGTCTGAACGCGATATATGAACATACCAATGGAACGATTATCGAAGTATCGTCGGGAGTTTACGTCACTCTCGACCGAGACGTGGCTCGGGTGGGGGCTGCTACTCCCCGCAGCCTTGCTTATGTTCGTCGTTATCTTCTACCCGATACTCGATGGTATCGTGATGAGCTTTCAGGAGCGGTCGTTCCTGCGTCCGGATATTAGGACGTTCACTGGACTCGGGAACTATACAGCACTGGTCAGGGACTCAGTGTTCTGGACCGCACTGTGGAACTCCGCGGTACTGACTGGTGTATCAGTCGCGCTGCAGTTCCTGCTGGGGCTTGGACTGGCGCTGCTACTCAAACAGAAGGTACCTGGGATATCGATTTTCCGGAGCATCACGATGATCTCGTGGGTACTCCCGGTGATCGTGATCGTCATCATCTTCAACTGGCTGGTCCAGCCCGGCTACGGGTTCGTGAACCTGATACTCGACCGGTTCGGGCTGCCGACGAACTACTGGTTTTCCAGTACCACGTGGGCGATGCCGCTGATAATCCTGATGCACGTCTGGAAGAACGCACCGTTCTTCGCGATCGCGCTGTTCGCCTCAATGCAGTCGATCCCCGATGAACTCTACGAAGCCGCTGAGATGGATGGTGCCTCGGCAGTCCAGCAGTTCCGGTACATCACGCTGCCGAACATCTCCTACGTCGCGATGATCATGATCGTGCTTCACGTCCTGTATACGTTCAACAACTTCGACTTCGTCTGGCTCTCGACCGGCGGCGGACCGCTCCGGACGACCGAAGTGTTGCCGACACTCGTGTACAGGGAAGCGTTCCAGCAGTATGCGCTCGGGTACGCGGCCAGTATCGGCGTCGTAATGCTGGTGATTATGATGGCGTTTACCGTCATTTACGTCAAACTGGAGGACTTCGACTGATGTTGACGACACTTGTAAACAAGTTCGACGCACGCCTCGACGACGAGATGACCGTCCGTCGAGCGACGTTCGTCTACGCGATGTTGGCCCTGTACTACTCGTTCTTGCTGATCCCGATCATCTGGCTGGTCCGGTCTTCGATCGTGACCGACGAGATGCTTCGTGCACGGGAGCTTCACCTGCTTCCGGTGAACCATCTCACCATCGAGAACTACATGACTGTGATCGGTAGTGAGACCTTCCGGCTGTACTTCATCAACTCGACCGTCATCGCGGTCGCAGTGACACTGCTGACGCTGGGCGTCGGGATCCCAGCGGCGTACTCGGTCAGCCGGTTCGACTACCCGGGACGGGACTACGTCGTTCTGGGGCTCATCTCGAGCCAGATGCTTCCGCTCGTGCTGGTGTTGATCCCCTTCTTCACCGTAATGTTCAGGTTGGGGCTGGTCGACACTCGCATCGGACTCGTCTTTGCCCACTCTGTAGGTGTATTGCCGTTCGTCGTCTGGCTGCTCAAAGGCTACTTCGATGCGATCCCCGAAGCGCTGGACGAGGCCGCCAAAATGGACGGCTGTGGCTATCTCCAGATCATGTACCGGATCATCGTTCCGCTCTCGTTGCCCGGGATCGCCGTCGCAGGGTTCTATGCCTTCGTCGGCTCGTGGAACGACTACCTGTTCGTCTCAGTTCTCTCACAGTCGACCGGTACGCGGACGCTACCGCTTGGACTGCAGCTGTTCCAGACCGCACAACAGGTCGACTGGGGGGCGGTGACCGCCGCCGCCGTCGTCACCGCGGTGCCGGTTGTACTCCTGTTCGCTGCAGTTCACAGCTGGCTCGTCGAAGGGCTGTCGAACACCGGTGGAAAGGGGATGTAACCCTGATTCCACGGCCGAACTCGTACCACCGTTTTATTATCACCGACACAAAATCGAATGACGATGAGTGAAATTGAAGGCGAACCGATCGAGATAGTCGATTACGAACTGTTCGAGGTGCCCCCACGCTGGCTCTTCCTCAAGATCAGGACGAGCGACGGCACTGTGGGGTGGGGCGAACCTGTCGTCGAAGGACGCGCAAAGACCGTCCGCGGCGCGGTCGAGGAACTGATGGACAACTATCTGCTTGGGGAAAACCCGAACCGGATCGAACACCACTGGCAACGACTCTATCGCGGCGGCTTCTATCGCGGCGGACCGATCCTGATGAGCGCAATCGCAGGGATCGATCAGGCCCTCTGGGATATCAAGGGCAAACGCTTCGACGCGCCCGTCCACGAACTGCTCGGCGGGGCGACGGCCGACCGAATCCGCGTCTACCAGTGGATCGGCGGAGACAGACCCGCTGACGTAGGGGAAGCGGCTGCCGAGAAGGTCGACGCAGGGTTCACCGCGCTCAAGATGAACGCCACTCCAGAAATACGTCACATCGATACGCCCGCGGCGATCGACTCCGCACGCGACAGGATCGCGGAAGTGCGCGATGCGGTCGGCGACGATATCGACATCGGCGTCGACTTCCACGGTCGTGTCTCGAAGTCGATGGCCAAACGCCTCGTCGAGGCGCTCGAACCCTACGAGCCGATGTTCGTCGAGGAGCCCGTCCTTCCCGAGCACAACGATGCACTCCCCCAGATCGCCCAGCATACGACGACACCGATTGCGACGGGCGAACGGATGTACTCGCGCTGGGATTACAAGGAGCTGTTCGAACAGGGCGTCGTCGATCTTATTCAGCCCGATCTCTCCCACGCGGGCGGAATCACGGAAGTCAAAAAGATCGCCAGCATGGCCGAGGCCTACGACGTGGCGATCGCACCGCACTGCCCACTCGGCCCCATCGCGCTTGCCTCGTGTCTCCAGGTCGATGCCTGCACGCCGAACACGCTCATTCAGGAACAGAGCCTCGATATCCACTACAATGAGACAAGCGACGTGCTCGACTATCTCGAAGATCCCGCCGTCTTCGAGTACCACGATGGCTACGTCGACCTGCCGACGGCTCCTGGTCTCGGTATCGAGATCGACGAGGAAACGGTTCGCAAGCGCGCCGAACAGGACGTCAACTGGCACAACCCCATCTGGAAACACGACGACGGCAGCGTCGCCGAGTGGTGACAATGCCGGGTGAACAACCAGTATCCGGTCGGTTCGACGATTCGGTCGTCGTCGTAACAGGGTCGACGCGCGGGATCGGTCGCGGCGTCGCAGAGCGGTTCGCCGCCGAAGATGCGTCGGTCGTCGTTACTGGGCGCTCCGCGGAGATTGGTAAGGACGTCGCCGCATCCATTCGCGAGGACGGCGGCGAGGCCGTGTTCGTCGAGGCCGACATGCGCGAACCGGACGATATCGCGGCGCTGATGCAAGCCACTGCGGAGGAGTACGGCGGCATCGATGTGCTCGTGAACAACGCCGGTGTCCAGACCGAAACCAGCGTGACCGAAGCGACGATGGAGGACTGGGAGTTCGTCCTCGAAACGGATTTCCGGGCCTACTGGCTGTGTGCGAAGGAGGCCGTCGAGTACATGGACGAGGGCGTTATCCTGAACATGTCCTCGAACCACGCCCTGCTGACGATGCCGAGACACTTCCCCTACAACGCCGTCAAGGCGGGCATCAACGGAATGACCCGCACGATGGCGCTCGATCTCGGCCCGGAGATCCGCGCTAACACGATCAGCCCCGGCTGGATCGAGGTCGAACGAACCCGCGAGGAGCTCCCGGAGGGACGCATCGAGGAGGTCGAGTCGATCCATCCAGCAGGTCGGATCGGAACGCCCGAGGACGTCGCTGGCGTCGCCACGTTCCTCGCCAGCGATGATGCCGCCTTCATCACGGGCGCGAACCTGCTCGTCGACGGCGGCCGTACGGCATCGATGCAGGACGATACGCTTCCGGACTACCGGAACAGGTGAGAATGTTGTTGACTTTTCGCGTGTCGATTGTACAGGCGCCGTAGCTGCTAAAACATTAGAATGTGCACACAGTCTACACATTGTACACTCGTCATCGGGCAGAAACAGCATCGGTGCCCGATCCGATCGGCCACTCGACGTTCCCCGAGTACGTACGATCTGCCCCGTGCACATTCGACTGGCAGTTTGTGCGGATGGATTCGGATCACGAATAGTATATAGAATGAGAATACTATAGACTCATAGGAAATATTATAGATTTCTGCGTCGCAGGGTATGTGACGCAAAAAGTACAGGTAATTGGATTTAGCAGCCATATAACGTCGTTTTTGCCATATACACCGGTCTCGACAGGGATAGACCAGTTGGTACAGTTGGTAGACCATAAATAGCAACAGTGCGCATTGTTAGAGACACTATCTTCTAATCGCCATCAACCTCTAATATAAATATGATAAATATCCCATCATATATTATACTTCAATAGTTCCGGGATCAGCTGTCGTCCAGATCGCCCGAACCGGAACGTTATACCGGACGGACATACTGTCGGGAAACGATGAGTACGGAAACACAGATCACGACAGTCGAGGACGTCCCGGCCGATACGACCGTACTTGTGACTGTCCGTGACATCGACTCGGGTGAGAAACGCGAGGCGATTCTGACAGAACTGGACGACGGCATCGCTGGATGGTTGAACTACTGTCAGCACTTCACCCACATCGCCCTGGACAAGGGCTCGGGCGCACCGATGCGGAACGGCGAAATCATCTGTGCGAACCACGGCGCATACTTCGAATCCGAGAGCGGTCTGTGTACCCACGGCCCCTGTGAGGGCGCATATCTGGAAGCGCTCGACGTGACGACGGAAAACGGCGCGGTCTATCTATCTGACGACGACTACGAATTCGTTTCAGAAGGTGGTATCGAGGGCGATGATACCGATCGCACGTCGACGTCGAACGTCGAATTCTAGTCGATCCGGAAGGCTGGCTCCTCGATTCCTTCGTGTTTACACTCGGGACACCGCGAGGGGACGTTCGTCAGGTCGTCGAACTCGTCGAAACCACACTCCCGACAGGTCGGTGGTGCGACGAGGAGCTGTTCGTCGCTACCGTCCAGCGATCGTGCGAGATGCTGAACGTGGGTTAGCGCGCTCCCGACCGAGACGTCGAACTCGGCTGCCAGTCCGCTCGGCGTCTCGGTGCGATCCCGGAGCGTTTGGGCGATCCGTTCGCGAGTCGTTTCCTCTGCTTCGCGCATGTGTGTCTGGTTTTCGTATCGTCGCAAAACGCTATCGGTCGTCGTGTCGATCACCGGCCACTCGTCGAACCACCGTCGGGGGTATCCGTCCGTGCGGACGGTTGACCGAACATCCCGAGCAACTTCCGGGCGTGGTCACGCTTTGCGAGAAACACCTCGCTGAGCGTCGGCGGATTCTCGATTCCTGCCCCGTCGATGATCGACTCCGGGACCGCGATCGTATCCGGCGGAATCCCCGAATCGCCGTGAACCGAGAAGTGCTGTCGGTCGAGTTTCATCACCAGCGGTGCGTCGAGACGCTCTACCCCATCACCGGTCGCGTACAGCTCCTCGTTCACCTGTTCGTGTTGCTCTCGCTGCATGACCGCCCGATCACCGTCGAACGGTTCGACGTACAATCGACCGAAGTAGTAGCCGCTGGAGAACTCTTCGAACATGCTATACGGTAACAAGAATCTCGACTGGGTATAAGCCTTCCGGCAAAAGCACTGCTTGCGCGGCACCCGGTGTTCTGGCAGCTGGGCGCACTTTGCTCATATACTCCCAGTATTACGCAATCTCTGCCCGTTTTAAACTCTCATATGCTGTATCAGGCCGTTTCTTGGGGTCAGTGAACGGAACGAACAAAAGTACGCTTTTTTAGGAGTACTGATGGTACGAGTGATCAATGAGACCTCGTCGTGCGCTCGTACTAGCCGCGGTTACCGCCCTCGGTATCGTCGCTGTTGTCTCTCTCACAGGAGCGACAGCAGTGGCACTCGACGAGGGGGCTGAAGCCGAAAGTGCCGAGAACGCGA harbors:
- a CDS encoding sugar ABC transporter substrate-binding protein; protein product: MTNLSKRDFLKASGAATAASLAGCLGGDDDQLTFWWIEGESEQFADLNQWLEESVEEETDRNLELTGYAYSDLRQNVLTGGRQGTPDVIEGVIEHPGDYVAAELLEPLTDHTDEVPHFDGFLDSALDAFRFQDELWALPYTGNGRALIYNQEVLGEYGYEEGPPEDIDEFMELAGTINADYDDMNGFHLTTERGEVRVTQEFASHVYQHTDGPLYEWDGSEWELQADADMFEAVLDDIYYRMFHGDQPTVDMDYRGSGWETNDVGYTEEEHAMIHCGPWIDGFRDTDQQEEVLDEKTAVSLLPKHDGTSDATYMEVKPLMINAHSDSIDDGLVVASLFSSPESLELMAEADPGAVATPVHEDVESTLEDEEWMAFNDAFENGVAPAPVAWGRIRDPIYDAIEEVIYEDQSPGDAAQELETALIEEDVTLDPEAE
- a CDS encoding alpha-glucosidase/alpha-galactosidase, which codes for MPKIAFIGAGSMVFAKNLVGDILSFEELSDSRITLMDIDEHRLEQTTEVAEAMVANGNVDATIESTTDRREALGDADYVLNMINVGGTEPFENEIRIPEKYGVKQAIGDTLGPGGIFRGLRTIPTMLDLAEDMEELCPDALLLNYTNPMAIICWALYESTDIETVGLCHSVPHTAEAIAEYTDIPQDELDYWVAGINHMAWFLECEWRGEDVYPLLREAMTDPETYEKDTVRFELLKHFGAFVTESSHHNSEYHPYFRTDEELIAELGGTNYAERMETATYLEGWKERSNERDNALAEFDDEEIRIERSEEYASRLIHSMETDTPRRLNLNVSNENGAIANLENDACVEVPCLIDGTGVRPCSVGELPPQLAALNRTHVNVQRLAVEGALAGDRERIHQAIKLDPLTAAELTLDEIHEMTEELIEANEAYIPDLN
- a CDS encoding DUF5802 family protein, translating into MFEEFSSGYYFGRLYVEPFDGDRAVMQREQHEQVNEELYATGDGVERLDAPLVMKLDRQHFSVHGDSGIPPDTIAVPESIIDGAGIENPPTLSEVFLAKRDHARKLLGMFGQPSARTDTPDGGSTSGR
- a CDS encoding Rieske (2Fe-2S) protein; this translates as MSTETQITTVEDVPADTTVLVTVRDIDSGEKREAILTELDDGIAGWLNYCQHFTHIALDKGSGAPMRNGEIICANHGAYFESESGLCTHGPCEGAYLEALDVTTENGAVYLSDDDYEFVSEGGIEGDDTDRTSTSNVEF
- a CDS encoding ABC transporter ATP-binding protein, with the protein product MGRIDVRNLRKVFSTGDGDLVAVDDLDFTIEDGEFLVLVGPSGCGKSTTLRCIAGLERPTSGEIILDGEDVTHAKPKDRNMAMVFQSYALYPHMTARENMSFGLKMTTDMPDEEIDERVREVAEMTGIEANLDQKPGELSGGQQQRVALGRAIVRDPEVFLMDEPLSNLDAKLRSEMRTELQNLQHDFGVTTIYVTHDQTEAMTMGDRIAILNDGELQQIGTPLECYHTPANEFVAGFIGSPSMNFLDVRYQDGQLVHDEFSYDLSPEVAETLNATGSGYVLGIRPEDIHIATGDEQNTIATTVNVVEPLGDVAHVNISIGDKTYTASIDGTPNYDPGTEIQITFPEREIHLFEADSGDAVKNAAIDTDGRTADAQA
- a CDS encoding carbohydrate ABC transporter permease → MLTTLVNKFDARLDDEMTVRRATFVYAMLALYYSFLLIPIIWLVRSSIVTDEMLRARELHLLPVNHLTIENYMTVIGSETFRLYFINSTVIAVAVTLLTLGVGIPAAYSVSRFDYPGRDYVVLGLISSQMLPLVLVLIPFFTVMFRLGLVDTRIGLVFAHSVGVLPFVVWLLKGYFDAIPEALDEAAKMDGCGYLQIMYRIIVPLSLPGIAVAGFYAFVGSWNDYLFVSVLSQSTGTRTLPLGLQLFQTAQQVDWGAVTAAAVVTAVPVVLLFAAVHSWLVEGLSNTGGKGM
- a CDS encoding carbohydrate ABC transporter permease; translation: MERLSKYRREFTSLSTETWLGWGLLLPAALLMFVVIFYPILDGIVMSFQERSFLRPDIRTFTGLGNYTALVRDSVFWTALWNSAVLTGVSVALQFLLGLGLALLLKQKVPGISIFRSITMISWVLPVIVIVIIFNWLVQPGYGFVNLILDRFGLPTNYWFSSTTWAMPLIILMHVWKNAPFFAIALFASMQSIPDELYEAAEMDGASAVQQFRYITLPNISYVAMIMIVLHVLYTFNNFDFVWLSTGGGPLRTTEVLPTLVYREAFQQYALGYAASIGVVMLVIMMAFTVIYVKLEDFD
- a CDS encoding SDR family NAD(P)-dependent oxidoreductase; translated protein: MPGEQPVSGRFDDSVVVVTGSTRGIGRGVAERFAAEDASVVVTGRSAEIGKDVAASIREDGGEAVFVEADMREPDDIAALMQATAEEYGGIDVLVNNAGVQTETSVTEATMEDWEFVLETDFRAYWLCAKEAVEYMDEGVILNMSSNHALLTMPRHFPYNAVKAGINGMTRTMALDLGPEIRANTISPGWIEVERTREELPEGRIEEVESIHPAGRIGTPEDVAGVATFLASDDAAFITGANLLVDGGRTASMQDDTLPDYRNR
- the dgoD gene encoding galactonate dehydratase; its protein translation is MSEIEGEPIEIVDYELFEVPPRWLFLKIRTSDGTVGWGEPVVEGRAKTVRGAVEELMDNYLLGENPNRIEHHWQRLYRGGFYRGGPILMSAIAGIDQALWDIKGKRFDAPVHELLGGATADRIRVYQWIGGDRPADVGEAAAEKVDAGFTALKMNATPEIRHIDTPAAIDSARDRIAEVRDAVGDDIDIGVDFHGRVSKSMAKRLVEALEPYEPMFVEEPVLPEHNDALPQIAQHTTTPIATGERMYSRWDYKELFEQGVVDLIQPDLSHAGGITEVKKIASMAEAYDVAIAPHCPLGPIALASCLQVDACTPNTLIQEQSLDIHYNETSDVLDYLEDPAVFEYHDGYVDLPTAPGLGIEIDEETVRKRAEQDVNWHNPIWKHDDGSVAEW
- a CDS encoding transcriptional regulator, whose amino-acid sequence is MREAEETTRERIAQTLRDRTETPSGLAAEFDVSVGSALTHVQHLARSLDGSDEQLLVAPPTCRECGFDEFDDLTNVPSRCPECKHEGIEEPAFRID